The following proteins are encoded in a genomic region of Porphyrobacter sp. CACIAM 03H1:
- a CDS encoding CshA/CshB family fibrillar adhesin-related protein, producing MNRTARPRERFANRLFTMLSYAEGMNRLPPLLRKLMALCLLVVGLMWSPAAHAQSCGTAASQGTAPSSWQTYCWLDLAQYNDSTARSASGQNMTFTLTDGSVLRFNLRVTGGSGTAYNTVAAPSWSGSSVGNTSFIGIPGRPVLYTASAGTRLVTISGISITPPTGAAASVFAFVVADGESSNDGEALRLGTNGGAWQVLDIAPPISGSTIPLISGVGTSNVTITGAPGTVGAHILSSNSPSTVTVETQAGGLQGVMFAVRFASIRLEKRITGPRANAADQFRFEIVSTANNAVLSSGVTTSTGSGPFLAPTVTMAAGVPITVRESMASGSVSSLAQYSASLTCSNIAGPTRAGLPNNLAATSASLGQLQFGEALVCTFTNGAHPRVQLRKQMGIDGRRFTGDQFTVRVREGETIVAQTTTTGSNTTVNNGDTDLVQLVSGTAYTLDEIAAGTANLGNYTATMACTNSFTGSATALPTAVGGTIIPQLGDTITCTITNTRRAVAVLVIEKTSTVISDPVNGNSNPKLIPGAIVEYAITVRNVGSGRPDNASIVLLDIMPPQMAFATGTPVTFANGPTASGLSTFNAGSMVRFSSAQGGAAPYTYNPVGTFDTNVRGIRIIPGGRMAAATSGTVQPSFTIRFRAQLQ from the coding sequence ATGAACCGCACCGCCCGCCCGCGGGAGCGGTTTGCTAACCGCCTGTTTACCATGCTTTCCTATGCGGAAGGGATGAACCGTCTGCCGCCCCTGCTGCGCAAGCTGATGGCGCTGTGCCTGCTTGTTGTCGGGCTGATGTGGAGCCCCGCGGCCCATGCCCAGAGTTGCGGCACGGCCGCCTCGCAGGGCACTGCGCCGTCCAGCTGGCAGACCTATTGCTGGCTCGACCTTGCCCAGTACAACGACAGCACCGCCCGCTCCGCCTCGGGCCAGAACATGACCTTCACCCTCACGGACGGTTCAGTGCTGCGCTTCAACCTCAGGGTCACGGGTGGCAGCGGGACCGCCTACAACACCGTCGCCGCGCCCTCGTGGAGCGGATCCTCGGTCGGTAACACCTCGTTCATCGGCATCCCCGGGCGCCCGGTGCTCTACACCGCGAGCGCGGGAACGCGATTGGTCACAATTTCGGGAATCTCCATCACCCCTCCAACCGGCGCGGCTGCCTCGGTCTTCGCCTTTGTCGTGGCGGACGGGGAATCCTCGAACGACGGTGAGGCCCTCCGGCTCGGCACCAATGGCGGCGCTTGGCAGGTGCTCGACATCGCGCCTCCGATCAGCGGCAGCACGATTCCCCTTATCAGTGGGGTGGGCACCTCCAATGTCACCATCACCGGTGCACCGGGCACGGTCGGCGCGCATATCCTGTCTAGCAACAGCCCGAGCACGGTGACGGTCGAGACCCAGGCGGGCGGTCTTCAGGGGGTGATGTTCGCGGTGCGCTTCGCCTCGATCAGACTCGAAAAGCGCATCACCGGTCCGCGCGCCAATGCCGCCGACCAGTTCCGGTTCGAGATCGTCTCGACCGCCAACAACGCGGTGCTTTCCAGCGGGGTCACCACCAGCACCGGCAGCGGACCTTTTCTCGCGCCGACAGTCACGATGGCCGCCGGGGTACCGATCACCGTGCGCGAGAGCATGGCGAGCGGCAGCGTCAGCTCGCTGGCGCAATACAGCGCGAGCCTGACCTGCTCGAACATCGCTGGCCCGACCCGCGCGGGCCTGCCCAACAACCTCGCGGCGACCAGCGCCAGTCTCGGCCAGCTCCAGTTCGGCGAGGCGCTGGTGTGCACGTTCACCAACGGCGCGCACCCACGGGTGCAGCTCAGAAAGCAGATGGGGATCGATGGGCGCCGCTTTACCGGCGACCAATTCACCGTCCGTGTGCGCGAAGGCGAAACCATCGTAGCGCAGACCACCACCACTGGCTCGAACACGACGGTAAACAACGGGGACACCGATCTCGTCCAGCTGGTGAGCGGCACCGCCTACACTCTCGACGAAATCGCGGCCGGCACCGCCAACCTCGGCAACTACACCGCGACGATGGCCTGCACCAACAGCTTCACCGGCTCGGCCACCGCCTTGCCGACGGCCGTGGGCGGAACGATCATCCCGCAGCTCGGGGACACGATTACTTGCACCATCACCAACACTCGCCGTGCCGTGGCGGTGCTGGTGATAGAAAAGACCAGCACGGTGATCTCCGATCCCGTCAATGGCAACAGCAACCCCAAGCTGATCCCGGGCGCGATCGTCGAATATGCCATCACCGTGAGGAATGTCGGCTCCGGTCGCCCGGACAATGCGTCCATCGTGCTGCTCGACATCATGCCTCCGCAGATGGCCTTCGCGACCGGAACGCCGGTGACTTTCGCCAACGGGCCCACTGCAAGCGGTCTATCGACCTTCAACGCGGGATCGATGGTTCGCTTCTCCTCAGCGCAGGGCGGAGCCGCGCCTTATACCTACAATCCCGTCGGCACCTTCGATACCAACGTACGCGGCATCCGGATCATCCCCGGGGGCCGGATGGCGGCCGCAACGAGCGGCACCGTGCAGCCCAGCTTCACGATCCGCTTCAGGGCACAGCTGCAATAG
- a CDS encoding alpha/beta hydrolase, producing MRRAALVALILALATILGLAAPGPAAAAPPEPRGRFVFTGWEGPPLPVWYQLPDSAGPDMPVVVVMHGVNRDADRYRDEWAPLAQRYGFILVVPEFSRADFPGSLGYNTGYFAAADGTLRPRTLWSFAAIEPLFDDVRARFATRAPRYTLYGHSAGAQFVHRFVLFMPEARIEQAIAANGGWYTMPDAATGFPYGIGGAPVPAGVLAAALGKPLTVLLGTADIDTADPDLRTTLEASRQGPHRFARGQSFFAEGRAAAERAGLPFGWRMEFVPGVGHSNGRMASAAARLIAARAGTAAIAAVP from the coding sequence ATGCGCCGCGCCGCCCTCGTCGCCCTGATCCTCGCATTGGCGACGATCCTCGGCCTCGCCGCCCCCGGCCCCGCCGCCGCCGCTCCGCCCGAGCCGCGCGGGCGGTTCGTCTTCACCGGCTGGGAGGGGCCGCCGCTGCCCGTGTGGTACCAGCTTCCCGACAGCGCCGGGCCGGACATGCCGGTGGTGGTCGTGATGCACGGCGTCAATCGCGACGCGGACCGCTACCGCGACGAATGGGCCCCGCTCGCGCAGCGGTACGGCTTCATCCTCGTGGTACCCGAGTTCTCCCGCGCCGACTTTCCGGGATCGCTCGGCTACAACACCGGATACTTCGCCGCCGCCGACGGCACCCTGCGCCCGCGTACGCTGTGGTCCTTCGCAGCGATCGAGCCGCTGTTCGACGATGTGCGCGCCCGCTTCGCCACGCGGGCTCCCCGCTACACGCTCTATGGCCATTCGGCGGGAGCGCAGTTCGTCCACCGCTTCGTGCTGTTCATGCCGGAAGCGCGGATCGAGCAGGCGATTGCGGCCAATGGCGGGTGGTACACCATGCCCGATGCCGCGACGGGTTTTCCCTATGGCATTGGCGGAGCGCCAGTCCCGGCCGGGGTGCTGGCGGCGGCGCTCGGCAAGCCGCTCACCGTGCTGCTGGGGACCGCCGACATCGACACCGCCGATCCCGACCTGCGCACCACGCTCGAGGCCAGCCGGCAGGGCCCGCACCGCTTCGCGCGCGGGCAGAGCTTCTTCGCCGAGGGTCGCGCGGCGGCGGAGCGGGCGGGGCTGCCGTTCGGCTGGCGGATGGAGTTCGTCCCCGGCGTCGGCCATTCCAACGGCCGCATGGCCAGCGCCGCCGCGCGCCTGATTGCCGCGCGGGCGGGGACTGCGGCTATTGCAGCTGTGCCCTGA
- a CDS encoding sigma-54-dependent transcriptional regulator yields MSSAPASAAPLLQVALVEDDPALRDATLQALMLEGAEVAAFPDARAALGWLTADYPGVVVSDVRMPGMDGIAFFAALREIDPDLPVILVTGHGDIAMAVEAMKNGAADFLTKPYASADLIRAVRSAAMRRALALENRRLREEAGRGADGAIPGSSPAAERLRAVIEGVARSEIDVVLSGPHGTGKSHAARLIHDLGPRRGRPFVTVDAGVLAHEDAELLLFGRDPAAGGAGLSRTGLVERADGGTLFLDGIAAAGSALAARLLALVETRQVFPIGAAQPRRLNLRIIVARSDEAAEARDPLWHRLGAVQIAFPPLGERREDVAELFRLFTARHARELGLAVPAIGEAQWRHVLAHDWPGNLHELSAYARAFVLGLTEAGVASPLPGERSLAEIVADFERTVLEDALRRCRGDVAQLQAMLRTPRKTIYDKLAKHDLKPSRFR; encoded by the coding sequence ATGAGCAGCGCGCCCGCCTCCGCCGCTCCGCTGCTCCAGGTCGCGCTGGTAGAGGACGATCCGGCGCTGCGCGATGCGACCTTGCAGGCGCTCATGCTCGAGGGGGCCGAGGTCGCCGCCTTTCCCGATGCCCGCGCGGCGCTCGGCTGGCTGACGGCGGATTATCCGGGCGTGGTGGTGAGCGACGTGCGGATGCCGGGGATGGACGGCATCGCCTTCTTCGCCGCCCTGCGCGAGATCGACCCCGACCTGCCGGTGATCCTCGTCACCGGACATGGCGACATCGCCATGGCGGTCGAGGCGATGAAGAACGGGGCCGCGGATTTCCTCACCAAGCCCTATGCCTCGGCCGACCTGATCCGCGCGGTGCGCTCCGCCGCGATGCGCCGCGCGCTGGCGCTCGAGAACCGGCGGCTGCGCGAGGAAGCGGGACGGGGCGCCGATGGGGCTATCCCCGGCAGCTCGCCTGCCGCCGAACGGCTGCGCGCGGTGATCGAGGGCGTGGCCCGGTCCGAGATCGACGTGGTGCTGAGCGGCCCCCACGGCACCGGCAAGAGCCACGCCGCGCGTCTGATTCACGACCTCGGCCCGCGCCGGGGGCGGCCATTCGTCACTGTCGATGCCGGGGTCCTGGCGCATGAGGATGCCGAGCTGCTGCTGTTCGGGCGCGACCCCGCCGCAGGTGGCGCGGGCCTTTCGCGCACGGGCCTCGTCGAGCGCGCCGATGGCGGGACGCTGTTCCTCGACGGGATCGCCGCGGCAGGCAGCGCGCTGGCGGCGCGGCTGCTGGCGCTGGTCGAGACGCGGCAGGTCTTCCCGATCGGCGCCGCCCAGCCGCGGCGGCTCAATCTCAGGATCATCGTCGCCCGTTCCGACGAGGCGGCGGAGGCCCGCGATCCGCTGTGGCACCGGCTGGGGGCCGTGCAGATCGCCTTTCCTCCGCTCGGCGAGCGGCGCGAGGACGTGGCCGAGCTGTTCCGCCTGTTCACCGCCCGCCACGCGCGCGAACTCGGCCTTGCGGTGCCCGCGATCGGGGAGGCGCAATGGCGGCACGTGCTGGCCCATGACTGGCCGGGCAACCTCCACGAGCTGTCCGCCTATGCCCGCGCCTTCGTGCTGGGCCTGACCGAGGCGGGGGTCGCGTCCCCCTTGCCGGGCGAGCGGTCGCTGGCCGAGATCGTCGCCGATTTCGAGCGCACCGTGCTGGAGGATGCCCTGCGCCGCTGCCGCGGGGATGTCGCGCAATTGCAGGCGATGCTGCGCACGCCGCGCAAGACCATCTACGACAAGCTCGCCAAACACGACCTCAAGCCGTCACGCTTCCGCTAG
- a CDS encoding sensor histidine kinase, whose translation MQGRLGRWYLASIAAAAVLLLAALAMLGLDRAMRVQALAETRAAADGQAAILAAGLESELNKFTLVPRVLAGDPDVADLLAGNGAQRDLLNRRLAALARQTRAAAIYLIDAEGITLAASNWDQPDSFIGSNYRFRDYFTGALRDGTETEFALGTVSRRPGLYLAERVGPAGAPLGVVAVKVEFDSLEAKWRQAEDGVFVTDAGGIVLLASNPDWRFRVAAGDSAPRDPARDAMRYGVARPQPLELPGAVAGGREAVRMIEKIQPIAPAGWELHLLADPSARLSVAVANGRLAGVSALGLLALACVGAVLWRRQRQARAAAEIEAQTATLREQLRQANRLATLGQITAGLGHEIRQPLAAMRVYAETGERLLAAGRTAEAEDNFARIAGLAGRIGEITEEQLHFSRRSAEEPRDIRLAEVIDGSLLLLRDQFRQQGIALALPPAEAAAVTVRARHVQLEQVLVNLLQNAVQACGEGGRIALDIGAGEGGMVRLGVSDNGPGVPPELHDTLFQPFVTSKAQGIGLGLAIAQDIMRQLGGDLLHEDTPSGARFVMVMPAA comes from the coding sequence GTGCAAGGAAGGCTGGGGCGCTGGTATCTGGCGAGCATCGCGGCTGCCGCGGTGCTGCTGCTGGCGGCGCTCGCCATGCTTGGCCTCGACCGGGCGATGCGGGTGCAGGCGCTTGCCGAGACGCGCGCGGCCGCCGACGGACAGGCGGCGATCCTTGCCGCGGGGCTGGAAAGCGAGCTCAACAAGTTCACCCTCGTCCCGCGCGTGTTGGCAGGCGATCCGGACGTGGCCGACCTGCTCGCCGGCAATGGCGCGCAGCGCGATCTCCTAAACCGGCGCCTCGCTGCGCTGGCGCGGCAGACGCGGGCAGCGGCGATCTACCTGATCGACGCGGAGGGCATAACGCTGGCGGCGAGCAACTGGGACCAGCCCGACAGCTTCATCGGCTCGAACTACCGCTTCCGCGACTATTTCACCGGGGCGCTGCGCGACGGCACGGAAACGGAATTCGCCCTCGGCACCGTCAGCCGCCGCCCGGGCCTTTATCTCGCCGAACGGGTCGGCCCGGCCGGAGCGCCCCTCGGTGTGGTCGCGGTCAAGGTCGAGTTCGACAGCCTCGAGGCGAAGTGGCGACAGGCCGAGGACGGGGTGTTCGTGACCGACGCGGGCGGTATCGTGCTGCTCGCCAGCAATCCCGACTGGCGGTTCCGCGTGGCGGCGGGGGACTCGGCGCCGCGCGATCCGGCACGCGACGCGATGCGCTATGGCGTCGCGCGGCCGCAACCGCTCGAACTGCCCGGCGCCGTTGCGGGCGGCCGAGAGGCGGTGCGGATGATCGAGAAGATCCAGCCGATCGCGCCCGCTGGCTGGGAACTGCACCTGCTCGCCGACCCTTCCGCGCGGCTTTCGGTCGCCGTTGCCAACGGGCGGCTCGCGGGGGTGAGCGCGCTCGGCCTGCTCGCGCTCGCGTGTGTCGGCGCGGTCTTGTGGCGGCGTCAGCGCCAGGCGCGCGCCGCGGCCGAGATCGAGGCCCAGACCGCCACCTTGCGCGAGCAGCTGCGCCAGGCCAACCGGCTGGCGACGCTCGGCCAGATCACGGCGGGGCTCGGCCACGAGATCCGCCAGCCGCTCGCCGCGATGCGGGTCTATGCCGAAACCGGCGAGCGCCTGCTCGCCGCCGGACGCACCGCCGAGGCCGAGGACAACTTCGCCCGGATCGCGGGGCTTGCCGGCAGGATCGGGGAGATAACCGAGGAACAGCTCCACTTCAGCCGCCGCTCGGCCGAGGAGCCGCGCGACATCCGCCTCGCCGAGGTCATCGACGGCTCGCTGCTGCTGCTGCGCGACCAGTTCCGCCAGCAGGGCATCGCCCTTGCGCTCCCGCCCGCCGAGGCGGCGGCGGTGACGGTGCGCGCCCGCCACGTCCAGCTCGAACAGGTGCTCGTCAACCTGCTCCAGAACGCGGTGCAGGCCTGCGGCGAAGGGGGCCGGATCGCGCTCGACATCGGGGCGGGCGAGGGCGGCATGGTGCGGCTCGGGGTCAGCGACAACGGGCCCGGGGTGCCGCCCGAACTGCACGACACGCTGTTCCAGCCCTTCGTGACCTCCAAGGCGCAAGGCATCGGCCTCGGCCTCGCGATCGCGCAGGACATCATGCGCCAGCTCGGCGGTGACCTGCTGCACGAGGACACACCCTCAGGTGCACGCTTCGTCATGGTGATGCCGGCAGCATGA
- a CDS encoding dicarboxylate/amino acid:cation symporter, whose product MMPDTAAPAVRRPFYRLLYVQVLAAIALGALVGHLAPEFGAALKPLGDAFIKLVKMIIAPVIFVTVATGIAGMRDLKAVGSVAGKAFAYFLTFSTLALVIGLVVANVVRPGEGLGIDPASLDTAAVADYADKAEATTITGFLLGIIPDTLFSAVTDGQILQVLLVAILAGVAIAATRPASDLVTDVLASFGEVVFKLVHMLMKLAPIGAFGAMAFTIGEFGIGSLANLAALVATFYLTSLLFVLVVLGLVGWANGFSIFALIRYLREELLLVLGTSSSEAALPSLMEKMEMAGCRKAVVGLVVPTGYSFNLDGTNIYMTLAALFIAQAVGVELSLAEQLTLVLVAMISSKGAAGVTGSGFVILAATLSVVPGVPVAGMALILGIDRFMSECRALTNFIGNAVATIVVARWEGALDTDRLAAAMAGAPLPLEPEDIERHERSGPVSEEIAKVLEKQP is encoded by the coding sequence ATGATGCCGGACACGGCCGCGCCTGCCGTACGCAGGCCGTTCTACCGCCTGCTTTATGTGCAGGTGCTGGCGGCGATCGCGCTGGGGGCGCTGGTGGGGCATCTGGCGCCCGAGTTCGGCGCGGCGCTCAAGCCTCTGGGCGATGCCTTCATCAAGCTCGTGAAGATGATCATCGCGCCGGTGATCTTCGTCACCGTGGCGACCGGAATCGCCGGGATGCGCGATCTGAAGGCGGTGGGCTCGGTCGCGGGCAAGGCCTTCGCCTACTTCCTCACCTTCTCGACCCTTGCGCTGGTGATCGGCCTTGTCGTCGCCAACGTGGTGCGCCCCGGCGAGGGGCTGGGCATCGATCCCGCCAGCCTCGATACCGCCGCCGTCGCCGACTATGCCGACAAGGCCGAGGCGACCACCATCACCGGCTTCCTGCTCGGCATCATCCCCGACACCCTGTTCAGCGCGGTCACCGACGGGCAGATCCTGCAGGTGCTGCTTGTCGCGATCCTCGCCGGGGTCGCGATCGCCGCCACCCGGCCCGCGAGCGACCTCGTCACCGACGTGCTCGCCTCCTTCGGCGAGGTGGTGTTCAAGCTCGTCCACATGCTGATGAAGCTCGCGCCGATCGGCGCCTTCGGGGCGATGGCCTTCACCATCGGCGAGTTCGGCATCGGCAGCCTCGCCAACCTCGCGGCGCTGGTGGCGACCTTCTACCTGACCTCGCTCCTGTTCGTCCTGGTGGTGCTGGGGCTGGTGGGCTGGGCGAACGGCTTCTCTATCTTCGCGCTGATCCGCTACCTGCGCGAGGAACTGCTGCTGGTGCTCGGCACCTCCTCCTCCGAGGCCGCGCTGCCGAGCCTGATGGAGAAGATGGAGATGGCCGGCTGCCGCAAGGCGGTGGTGGGGCTGGTGGTGCCGACCGGCTACTCCTTCAACCTCGACGGCACCAACATCTACATGACGCTGGCCGCGCTGTTCATCGCGCAGGCCGTGGGGGTGGAACTCTCGCTGGCCGAGCAGCTCACCCTCGTCCTGGTCGCCATGATCAGTTCCAAGGGCGCGGCAGGCGTGACCGGATCGGGCTTCGTGATCCTTGCCGCGACCCTATCGGTGGTGCCTGGGGTACCGGTCGCGGGGATGGCGCTGATCCTCGGGATCGACCGCTTCATGTCCGAATGCCGCGCGCTCACCAACTTCATCGGCAACGCGGTGGCGACCATCGTCGTGGCGCGGTGGGAAGGCGCGCTCGACACCGACCGGCTGGCGGCGGCGATGGCGGGCGCACCCCTGCCGCTCGAACCGGAGGACATCGAACGCCACGAACGCAGCGGTCCCGTGAGCGAGGAAATCGCCAAGGTGCTGGAGAAGCAGCCGTGA
- a CDS encoding alpha/beta hydrolase, with protein MIRRLLTLLAAALALLTPAPPLAAAPEEIRLWPASMPGAGQVEGPEKIGTEGAGLGAVSNVAVPRMRVYRPANPNGAAVLVAGGGGYFRIQLKKESTPAAEWLAAQGFTVFELIYRLPNDGWEASAPFMDAQRAMKIIRTRAGEFGIDPAKIGIMGFSAGGHLAGFTAYQPARALYAGRDAYEAVSARPDFAVLLFPVVTLRKPYGTTRTRREIVGEKATEKAEALWSLDTWAGKDAPPTIIFASADDPTTPPGHGILLFQTLVAAGASAELHLFRDGGHGWGLGKPEQVISQWPGLFAHWAQSLQIIEKRGE; from the coding sequence GTGATCCGCCGCCTGCTCACCCTGCTCGCCGCCGCGCTGGCGCTGCTGACGCCGGCCCCGCCGCTCGCCGCCGCGCCCGAGGAAATCCGCCTCTGGCCCGCTTCCATGCCCGGCGCGGGCCAGGTCGAGGGGCCGGAGAAGATAGGCACCGAGGGCGCAGGCCTCGGCGCGGTGTCGAACGTCGCGGTCCCCCGGATGCGGGTCTATCGCCCGGCAAATCCCAACGGCGCCGCCGTGCTGGTGGCGGGCGGGGGCGGCTATTTCCGCATCCAGCTCAAGAAGGAAAGCACCCCTGCCGCCGAATGGCTGGCCGCGCAGGGCTTCACGGTCTTCGAGCTAATCTACCGCCTGCCGAACGACGGCTGGGAAGCGAGCGCGCCGTTCATGGACGCGCAGCGGGCAATGAAGATCATCCGCACCCGCGCGGGCGAGTTCGGGATTGATCCGGCGAAGATCGGGATCATGGGCTTCTCGGCCGGCGGGCACCTTGCCGGCTTCACCGCCTACCAGCCGGCCCGCGCGCTCTATGCGGGCAGGGATGCCTACGAGGCGGTCTCGGCCCGGCCCGACTTTGCGGTGCTGCTGTTCCCGGTCGTCACCCTGCGCAAGCCCTACGGCACCACCCGCACCCGGCGCGAGATCGTGGGCGAGAAGGCCACCGAGAAGGCCGAGGCGCTGTGGTCGCTGGATACCTGGGCGGGCAAGGACGCGCCGCCCACGATCATCTTCGCTTCCGCCGACGACCCCACCACGCCGCCAGGGCACGGCATCCTCCTGTTCCAGACCCTCGTCGCCGCCGGGGCGAGCGCGGAGCTCCACCTTTTCCGCGACGGCGGCCACGGCTGGGGTCTGGGCAAGCCCGAACAGGTCATCAGCCAGTGGCCCGGCCTGTTCGCGCACTGGGCGCAATCACTTCAGATCATCGAAAAACGGGGAGAATGA